The sequence TTGTGATCAGTTATGAAATAGAGATGCAATCAGGAATTGGTAGGTTGTACAGCAATATTTTAGTCTTGCTGCATCTTGTAACTTTTCAAGGGATGGCTGGCATGTTCATTTTGCCCATCATCTGACGTACTTATTTCTCCATAAGAATGTGTAAGACTGCATGCTATTGTAATGCCAGCTTTTGCAATAATCAACCAAGTGAcattcatctctctctctaattGTCCTAGATGATTTTCCATCTTTGCCATTTGCAGATAAACATCTGTTAAGCCTTGTAGCCGCTATCATTTAGATTAATGAAATGCTATTACATCGTTAGAAGATAGTGTAAATCCAGTCATGCCAGCATAAGGCTTTAATCTTTGGAGCTTCTTCTTGCATGTACTGCTAGGCCCTTTGTCTACTACACTCACattactttttcttttgttgattcAGGCATGGGAATGCACTCCCGGAAAAGAATTATCGTGGAATATCTTATCATTGTTTACAACATCAGGAATGCTGTTTCTGGAAGTAAGCTTGATCGCCTTTTTACTGCAAGGAAATTATGCGAGTGGATTGGAAGATTTGACACAACCTTTTGGTGTCTCAGCCCTCATTGTTGGTTTGGATATATTCCTCAAggtattttctttcttcctatATACACCTTTGTTGTTCTCTTAGTAGCACTTCTCTGGCATTGACAAAGAATGCTACCATCAGATAGGGAAGAGATCTTAAGTCTTCTTTTTTAGCGTGTTGCATTGACACTTTTGACAGTGAAGCCAGGTAATTCTTGTGCCCTATTTTAGAATGGTCAAACAAATGCCAGCACTCTTGAGTTTGAAATGCTTGTTGAATTACTTGTCTAAGCTATGATGCACATATAGAATACTGGTATCCAATCTGTTAAAACCTTTGGCTCTTGTATGTTATTGCAACGAGTCTTACATTGTGATTGTATTTTTCTTACAGGCTGTATACCTTTTTGGATTTGGGATTCCTCTGTTCATTGATAGCAGTGACCATTTCCATCGCATGAAGTGGAGCTTGTGGGTTATCCACAGACTTGTGCTGACTGCTGTTTATGGGTTGATAATGTTCATGTATCATTCCAAGTGGAGGGAGAGGCTACCCGGTAAGTTTGTCTAAAATTTGCATATTGGCACAATCAATTTCTTGTCCATTTCAGAGctgtttttttataacttttaccTCTACCCTTTTCACAGCAAGACCTGCATTCTACAATTATATTGCCATTATGTTCATCTTGAATGCGCTGGCACTGTTTGCTTGTGCACTTACTGGACATGGGGCTGGTTTTGGTTACTGGTAATTATGGATCGATCTCCTTATCTCCTTATCACAATATTCCATTTAAACCTTTCAGTAACTGTGTGGAGTTTGCTCTCTAAGTGCTTTATTTTCCCTTATGTTAAATCTTTCTTGTACAGGTTGTACGGGATCATAATTGTATGCTACCATGCCTTTTACCTTCCTCTTCTGTATGTAACCTTTTTAGCAGACTTTTTCCAGGTAATCATAATCATTGGttcattttttccttgtttttccaAATTTTGTTTGCACTGTTTATGCTCTTCTGTATTTAACATATATGCTTTAAGATGCTAGAAAGAGTGATTAATTAGTGGTTGCGCTTTTGATGACCATAGGAGGAAGGTTTGAATCTGGAGAATGTATACTATTCAGAGATGAAAGATGCTGGTTTCTTTGACGATGACTgggattgaaaattgaaaattaccACTGTTTTGTCTGGAAGCAAATATGTTGTGCAATGTAAATAGAAGTATGGCCACTGGAATGTAAGAGAGATTTGATCAATTTTGTAAAACATGATCGTTCATGATAGATGTGCATTTGATGTCCATGgcgtataataaaaataagtgaacCGTGAAGGTCTGAAGGTCTGTTTTGCCCCAAGTATCGTTGATGTGCTAGTTTCTTCTTGGTTGGATTATACTAGAGGATGGTTAACGTTTGGCTTGGCTGGTGAGGGaagatggtaattttttttctcagtcTCCCCCCTTGGTTCAACCCCAACCGTGTATGGCAAAACGGCATGCTTAGGATATGGACGTTACAGGAACTTGCACCACTCAGTCATTAACCCCCAGTGGCCTCTTTACTTCTATGGTCATTTTTTAGCTAATTTGCAACTAGATTTGTTCCATATCTAtgtaaattgagaaaattagtTTCGGAGCAACTTGGGTAAATTTGCTGGCTGTCAGGATGGTTAACGCATTAGAGCGCGCTGGCTTGCGCCTAATTTGGCCTGAATCTTGGAAAGCTAATGTAGGCACACTCAAGTACCGAGGGCAAATCTCATTCTCCCCGGGATTCACCCTCAAGTGAAAAATGAAACAGAAAAtaagtagtaatagtaataatgtgATGTAAAATACATCATGTAAAAGGTCTATCAATATTAAGCGTGAAATGCCAAGTTCGTTTCTGAAAACACAACTTAAGTTCACAACCTGGCGATTTATGAGTTTTTCTAGAAGAAACCAACAAAACATAACCACAAGAAGATTGCCTAGCATTCCATCTATAGCAGACTAACAAGAAACATAAGTGCAGGTGAAAAATGATCTCCAAGTCTGATCATTGTTTCATCTAATCTTTCTTCTCGACGAGCTTCTCAATAAGATCAGCAGCATCCTGAACTGTTGCAATGCTTTGGGCACTCTCCTCTTCAACACTGATGCCAAATGCCTCCTCAAGTCCCATCACAATCTCAACCTGAAAGAAGTGGCGAATAAATACAGGTCACCATATGCTAAAAACAACTGATTCAACCCTTAAGATGATATGTTCAGGTTATATTCTTACTCGAAAAAATTCCCCACTACAGAATACAGATGGAGAAATTATATCTAAATCAAAAAGCAAGGCAGTGAGGCATACAAACATAACTGTTCCTTTCACTTCTCAAGTTATTGAACAAACAATGTTTCATTTTCATCCCATCAAATGAACGTCTCCCATCATTCCACTAAAGTAGGCAGCTAAGGAACTAAAATTGAGAACTAATATCCATtagtactttattttttttggaaactaaATAGATCTATTGATCAAGCAATAGTTAAAAGCATAAGACAAGAAAATTCATGTGCATCCAAAATCAACAGTCAAGGGGAAAACTTCGGATGTCAGAAGGGGAAGATGATGTCCTTGGAAATGTTTCAATAGAAAACATTCAGAGGTAAATGCAAGATACCGTATCAAGTGAATCAGCCCCAAGTGTTGTAAATTTGGATTCCCCGGTAACAGGAGTTCCATCAGCTAATGCCAGCTGTTTCTTCACTATCTCACACACCTTTTCAACTGTTTCTGGTTTGGCCTGCTCAAAGACATTTAAAGACATCAATGAATATGAGTGAAGAAATACGAGCACAATTGCAAACAATTCTGCATTTGATCAGATTGATGAACCACGTTATAGTAAaccttgtaaaaaatatttgtagaaGACCTTAGAAGGTTATAGAAACCAGTGTAGCATATTATTTTCCAAAGCCAAGAAGATGACTGACAGGTAAATATATCACATATACATTTAGCATTTCTTCCTGGCCAACTCATATGTCAACCAGTGAGCAGATAAATAAAAGGCACATTCATGTTTTAATCAGGCATCTAGCTTTAGGCAATTCTGCACCCCTCTAATTTACACGAAGCATATGCTGAATAAAATCCCTAGCTACagggcataaaaaaaaacacttgaaccAATATGTTCACCTCCACTAGGTTTACAGCATATttccaaaatcaaaactttttagAATTCCTACAAAAGTAAACAAGcagaaaaaaaccatgaagaaCATCCAAATTACAACATGTCAATCCAGTTtgattttctagaaaaaaatataacaaaccaatcatttcccaGGAACAATAGAGCACAAGAGAAAACCATAAAATGCTAAAGCAATCTCAACACAGAAACATACAGCACATGAAACCCTGAGGCTGCGAGCTGGCACAGACCGCAACCCAAAAGACAGGTAGCTTCTTCCTTGATTTGAAAGTGAAACTGGCTTCAAACTACAGATCCTGGATGCGGCCTGTTAATACGTATCCAAACATAAGCTTTAGAGAACcatcaataacaaaaacaagaaagggGGCattataaaacaatcaaaaaagaATCTTTCAAACAAAGCAATTGCATTGTGTCCTACTATATATCCCATACAGAATGACAACAGACATCATACCCATCATTAAGAGGGTATCTCATTGATAGCTATATTTCCAAATGCATGTCACTCTGGTTAAAATGATCTAAGCTTTGCATCGAAACTAAAATTCACTAGATTACAAATTGATCGAGATATTCATGAAAGCAACACAATGAAACCACACTAAAACTACGCcgagaacaaagaaaaacagcGCTTATCATTAGATGAAGATATCTAATCACATGCAAAGTAAACACCAAATCAAAAGCTTCCCGGATCAAATCAAGAGCTTAAATTTAACAGCAGATCTAacagaacaaacaaaaaaagaaaacagttaTACGCcaatagcaaaaacaaacattaaagaaGTGAACTTTATACCATTCCATGACGAGATTGCATGGAAATCAAAGAACCTGTGGAGGCGGCCATTAGAGATTCTAGAGAGATAAAAAGCTTAAGCCTttagagagacagagagagacgGAGAAAACTAAGGGAAGTGACTGTGAGATGATTTTGAAGGTTTATTTATAGGTGGCTAATTTCGATATTGTCAAGGGCgtgtgtgtttttatttttggtaaacTACACTCTCACCCCTACTAATTCGAAAATGACTCATTTTGATCCTTGATTTTGAGATTTTGTACTATGAAACTATGATGCATCCAAATTTCCAATTTGGTCGTTTTGTATAGTTGTGGAGGCAATTATTTGTGGTTGTTGTACCTGTAATTGTGTGCATAATAAATGTTTGAGTTGTGCATGTTTGGAATGATATTTATTGCTAAAAGATTTTTATGCTTGCTCTTACCAGAAATTTCTAGATTGATGTCCaaggataaaagaaataaaaatataaggtgTTTGAttgaagagataaaaataaaaatttaaattaaatttgtcttCATAGtagttttgaattgaatttctgtattttgaaatagaaataacacgaaaacattttatatatatattttttatttttatatttttcatttcaagatAATAATCAAAGCTAGTTTACAgactaattatatttaaaaggaAATTGAAGAATCTTATCAAGCACCAAATTGGAGATCTTTCAAAGGGTTTCGGAACCATTTTTCCAAGAGAATCATAAATGTCAGGGAAATCTAATTATGTattcaattattgaattattctgtaaaaatatttccaacaacttcttaaacctttctcttggattttatgaaaagataagataggagaaaacatgaaaacaacaaGTAGTAAAATGAATGGGGATTGACCTTGTGTTGGATGCTTACATCACCCAGAACCACATTCAAGAGTTCAGGAAATCAAGGTGgagagaaaatttaaaataaagggaCTAAAGTGAAATATCACTACATTTACAAGGGCTATAACAAGTGGTCTTCTCGTTTTATTTTCTGTGCTCACCGACGGCCGTGTGTGGTCTCGAGAAAGAGAGTTGTTCTGTAGTGGCTAAGGAGGAAAAAAAGGGCAGTAGCTAGCAGTTTGGTGACCTAAGTTGTGGCGTCAgaagtaagtgaggtgttttttttaggtGGTGTTGAGAGCTCATATTAGCCGTTCGATGACATAGAGATTCGTGAAGATCGGCAGGACCGGGAAAGCTAGGCATTGTGCCTTGGTGCTGTACGGGAGTATAATATACTTTGagtttcaaaatgatttttattcatgaatactttaaataatattttttatattaatatattaaattaaaaaatattttttaaataataataataaattctagACAGACGGCCATaataccaaataatttttttaattatttacggCTTTTCTGAATAGATAAGTGTCGCAAGCGATAAAGTTTACATATGCAATTTTATAAGAGTTGGTTTGTCTACGGCCAACTACATTGCCgccggaaaaaaaaattattttttatgtttttttggccAACCACAATTTAAATTCACCGTGGATCATGTAGAGTGAtaatttgtttggaaatatggttatagttgttttttaaagtatttttttatttaaaaatatattaaaataatattttttttattttttaaaaattatttttgatatcaacatatcaaaataatctaaaaatacaaaaaatattaatataaaataaaaaaaataaaaaaaaaatcaatttttttcaaaaaatgctcttgaaacacaaaaataaaccaaGCCTAACTTTCACTTGGTTATTAGCGAGTGTTTGGAAAATGCcaacccatgttttttttaaaaaaaaatgctaaaaattaactattatttttatatgtttttgatagttttgatgCACTcgtctcaaaaataatttttaaataaatatcattttgatgcattttggcatgaaaagtattttaaaaaaacaaccgtaATCACACTCCCAGATAGACTAATGTCTGAAAacttgataatttaaaatttgattttggttaaattttaaat is a genomic window of Populus alba chromosome 5, ASM523922v2, whole genome shotgun sequence containing:
- the LOC118051410 gene encoding protein CANDIDATE G-PROTEIN COUPLED RECEPTOR 2; this encodes MPNIHRKGLVLEIPISQNPNSTLKEGTFVGPSLFNWLVECHGFLHNAILILTSLAFVIYLAFQAKKSFRKLSNGRSSIMIAYYCSLWLVSLLNFAWSCFQAWECTPGKELSWNILSLFTTSGMLFLEVSLIAFLLQGNYASGLEDLTQPFGVSALIVGLDIFLKAVYLFGFGIPLFIDSSDHFHRMKWSLWVIHRLVLTAVYGLIMFMYHSKWRERLPARPAFYNYIAIMFILNALALFACALTGHGAGFGYWLYGIIIVCYHAFYLPLLYVTFLADFFQEEGLNLENVYYSEMKDAGFFDDDWD
- the LOC118051411 gene encoding acyl carrier protein 1, chloroplastic, producing the protein MAASTGSLISMQSRHGMAASRICSLKPVSLSNQGRSYLSFGLRSVPARSLRVSCAAKPETVEKVCEIVKKQLALADGTPVTGESKFTTLGADSLDTVEIVMGLEEAFGISVEEESAQSIATVQDAADLIEKLVEKKD